Proteins encoded in a region of the Mesoflavibacter profundi genome:
- a CDS encoding GNAT family N-acetyltransferase, translating into MKFNIRFATQQDIPKVLELIKELAVFEKEPDAVIVTEQNLIEHGFGKHPLFTCFVAENDKQIVAIALIYFRFSTWKGKTVHLEDLIVKQDYRGQGLGTLLLDEVIKYGYSQGVQRVCWEVLDWNTNAIEFYKNKGAKILENWYLAQLEGDAIKTYIQSINEGI; encoded by the coding sequence ATGAAATTTAATATACGCTTTGCTACACAGCAAGACATACCTAAAGTTTTAGAGCTTATTAAAGAATTAGCTGTTTTTGAGAAAGAACCAGATGCAGTAATTGTAACTGAGCAAAATTTAATAGAGCATGGTTTTGGTAAGCATCCTTTATTTACCTGTTTTGTAGCAGAAAATGACAAGCAAATAGTAGCTATAGCCTTAATTTATTTTAGATTTTCTACTTGGAAAGGTAAAACAGTACATTTAGAAGATTTAATTGTAAAACAAGACTACAGAGGTCAAGGTTTAGGTACGCTTTTGTTAGATGAAGTTATTAAATACGGTTATAGTCAAGGTGTTCAACGTGTTTGTTGGGAAGTTTTAGATTGGAATACAAATGCTATAGAGTTTTATAAAAATAAAGGAGCAAAAATTTTAGAAAACTGGTATTTAGCTCAGTTAGAAGGAGACGCTATAAAAACTTACATACAAAGTATTAATGAAGGTATTTAA